The following are encoded together in the Bradyrhizobium algeriense genome:
- a CDS encoding TRAP transporter small permease, translated as MIRVFLDRIYLFSGYLAGLFLIAIFVLMLLLSGGRPLGVNIPAGDDFISWCMAATAFLGLAHTFKHGEMIRVGLLIDRLNDNVRHYVEIAALLVGVGFIGFFAWHAAIMTWQSLKFSDISQGVIAVPLWIPQLGYSGGLVILFIAFVDELVHVLRGFAPRYELPKPTSAEEIVERAMQSGV; from the coding sequence ATGATCCGCGTGTTTCTTGATCGAATCTACCTTTTCTCCGGCTATCTCGCCGGACTTTTCCTGATTGCGATTTTTGTGCTGATGCTGCTGTTGTCGGGCGGCCGGCCGCTCGGCGTCAATATTCCGGCGGGCGATGATTTCATCTCCTGGTGCATGGCGGCGACGGCCTTCCTCGGGCTCGCGCATACCTTCAAGCACGGCGAGATGATCCGCGTCGGCCTCTTGATCGATCGCCTCAACGACAACGTCCGCCACTATGTCGAGATCGCAGCGCTCCTCGTCGGCGTCGGCTTCATCGGCTTTTTCGCGTGGCATGCTGCGATCATGACCTGGCAATCCCTTAAATTTTCCGACATTTCGCAAGGCGTCATCGCGGTGCCGCTGTGGATTCCGCAGCTCGGCTACAGTGGCGGGCTGGTGATACTCTTCATCGCTTTCGTGGATGAGCTGGTCCATGTCCTGCGCGGCTTCGCGCCGCGCTACGAATTGCCGAAGCCGACGAGCGCCGAGGAGATCGTCGAACGCGCCATGCAGAGTGGGGTCTGA
- a CDS encoding DNA-binding transcriptional regulator, with the protein MPLKSDTVEAASRTLLLLEELNRHRVTSIDRLHKATGLPKSTVVRLMKSLCAMGYAANDRRQGGYAVASRVKSLSNGFHGDPLVVEAARAWALAFTRQYHWPIAIAVLDRSSVVVRFSTIPDSPVSPFHGTLNMHLSLLGRALGRAYLAFCPMSERSMLLDMLTRSQESEDKLATERKRALSLLAAIRKQGFAERDPMVEPRSSGTIAIPIIVNQRVLATVGMTYFTSALDRADVVQRYVPLVKALADNIAASVSSLQQ; encoded by the coding sequence ATGCCGCTCAAATCCGACACCGTCGAAGCCGCCTCCCGCACGCTCCTGCTGCTGGAGGAACTCAATCGCCACCGCGTCACCTCGATCGACCGCCTGCACAAGGCGACCGGGTTGCCGAAGTCGACGGTGGTGCGGTTGATGAAGTCGCTATGCGCGATGGGCTATGCCGCCAACGACCGGCGGCAGGGCGGTTACGCGGTAGCTTCCCGGGTCAAATCGCTGAGCAACGGCTTTCACGGCGATCCGCTGGTGGTCGAGGCCGCGCGCGCATGGGCGCTCGCCTTCACGCGACAATATCACTGGCCAATCGCCATCGCTGTCCTCGACAGGAGTTCTGTCGTGGTTCGCTTCAGCACCATTCCCGACAGCCCGGTCTCGCCGTTTCACGGCACCCTCAACATGCACCTCAGCCTGCTCGGGCGGGCGCTGGGGCGCGCCTACCTGGCATTCTGCCCCATGAGCGAGCGGTCGATGCTGCTCGACATGCTCACACGGTCGCAGGAGAGCGAAGACAAACTCGCCACGGAGCGAAAGCGGGCGTTGTCCTTGCTGGCCGCGATCCGCAAGCAAGGTTTCGCCGAACGCGACCCGATGGTGGAGCCGCGCTCGTCCGGCACGATCGCAATTCCCATCATCGTCAACCAGCGCGTGCTCGCCACCGTCGGCATGACCTATTTCACCTCGGCGCTCGACCGCGCGGACGTCGTCCAGCGCTACGTGCCTCTTGTGAAGGCGCTGGCCGACAACATCGCCGCAAGTGTTTCGTCGCTGCAGCAATAG